A genomic window from Yarrowia lipolytica chromosome 1D, complete sequence includes:
- a CDS encoding uncharacterized protein (Compare to YALI0D15928g, some similarities with uniprot|P53857 Saccharomyces cerevisiae YNL234w) yields MKNSEAAEKSGNAIGERYYAGALQDAPRRTPSFETPPFAPPYPPSRTSSISSLSSSLGRFSKLPLIPRRTSAAGPGQSVESPLKTMGVHVRDDSVYSHSSKKMTDIDGYSQSQRDFYTIKPHLYAQQPVKNSQGPQPFNVNPNDARETRTNGSMTPTNLARPSQVKVVFDMTKEEIELTQKLWSDLMSDPESLEQSTAYGTPTALFCEQFYTNLMASHAELASIFPSIKRQSVAVAGVFGLAISSLERIEEMDEFLRSVGKRHNRMIGVEPIHYRWLGEAMVKTFADRFGDRFTLEVETAWIKIYSYLAHKLLASDEEPNVLMFAPQQQPRSMLSSSPNGPGISPTPSYTSYQTTQDVRKPSLSSSINSQSLYTSTSNNSTAPTSVVNSPNAPSIPATPTANNAPIISARRNVSTTPSIPPSLPSAPAPTPKATDYSPPKNVRGNGGRKQGRKGKDGEKCVLA; encoded by the coding sequence ATGAAGAATAGCGAAGCAGCAGAAAAGTCAGGAAACGCGATCGGGGAGAGATACTATGCTGGCGCATTACAAGACGCACCAAGACGCACGCCATCGTTTGAAACGCCGCCGTTTGCACCTCCCTATCCGCCGTCACGCACCTCATCCATCTCGTCGCTTTCGTCCAGCCTCGGCCGCTTCTCCAAGCTACCACTGATTCCCCGACGTACCTCTGCAGCAGGTCCAGGTCAATCTGTAGAGTCGCCCTTAAAAACCATGGGCGTGCATGTTCGCGACGACTCCGTTTACAGCCATAGCTCCAAAAAAATGACCGACATTGACGGATACTCTCAGTCCCAACGGGACTTTTACACAATCAAGCCGCACCTGTACGCCCAGCAACCAGTCAAGAACTCCCAGGGCCCTCAGCCGTTCAATGTCAACCCCAACGATGCCAGAGAGACCAGAACCAATGGCTCCATGACCCCCACAAACCTGGCTCGACCATCCCAGGTGAAGGTCGTCTTCGACATGACTAAAGAAGAAATCGAACTCACCCAAAAGCTGTGGTCGGATCTTATGAGCGACCCCGAGTCTCTGGAACAAAGTACGGCCTATGGAACCCCCACCGCGCTCTTCTGCGAGCAGTTCTACACCAACCTGATGGCCTCCCACGCAGAGCTCGCGTCCATCTTCCCTTCCATCAAGAGACAATCCGTGGCGGTCGCGGGCGTGTTTGGACTCGCTATCAGTTCGCTCGAGAGGATTGAAGAGATGGACGAATTCCTGCGGTCGGTGGGAAAACGACACAACCGAATGATCGGTGTCGAACCCATCCACTACCGATGGCTAGGAGAAGCCATGGTCAAGACCTTTGCCGACCGGTTCGGAGACAGATTTAcgctggaggtggagaccGCCTGGATCAAAATTTACTCCTACCTGGCCCACAAACTGCTGGCctccgacgaggagccTAACGTGCTCATGTTCGCgccccagcaacaaccCCGTTCCATGCTGTCCTCATCTCCTAATGGACCGGGTATCTCCCCCACTCCTTCGTACACTAGCTACCAAACCACCCAAGACGTACGGAAACCCAGCCTTTCCAGCTCAATCAACTCTCAGTCGCTCTACACCTCCACAtccaacaactccaccgCTCCTACTTCTGTGGTGAACTCGCCTAACGCCCCCTCTATTCCAGCCACTCCCACAGCTAACAATGCCCCAATCATCTCGGCCCGACGAAACGTCTCAACTACTCCTTCAATTCCCCCCTCTCTTCCCTCTGCTCCTGCCCCTACACCTAAAGCTACCGACTACTCCCCCCCAAAGAACGTGCGAGGGAACGGTGGAAGAAAGCAGGGACGAAAGGGCAAGGACGGTGAAAAGTGTGTCTTAGCCTAA
- a CDS encoding uncharacterized protein (Compare to YALI0D15972g, weakly similar to uniprot|P39980 Saccharomyces cerevisiae YEL065w SIT1 probable multidrug resistance protein), translating into MLNTCTNTTFTNNTMWAVQNPIRQAERDETDPPSPNPKWLSVAGDGQQTRAAAEMEQITSLWNRTDFWLAWASMFLVSIALALEKMTFKVYSTFATSDFNEMSLLSALNVVQAVMYTATMTIMAKFADVLGRFESFLLCVILFTMGEIMLAASSNISTYFAAHIFYVFGQVGIRFLQQVFAADTSSLRNRLFFVVIPNFAYIFVPWCSAPITNAIIKHSTWKWGYGMWCIILPVVSVPVLVILFRLKRRVKVVNGKKYDKEKYKGSRWNFIKERLLEFDMIGLVLFTGGLSLLFLAVTLVKSQDSWKQAHVLSMIIIGPILLILFPFWEMYPKYPFLPFSAMKNKTLITGCSFCLVYSIAQNLYNPYYFPWLLVCKGLSVTAASNTSATLMVASVASSVVAAFILRYTNRVKPVIVAGICIYMLGLGLTYHYRQPDQSLAKFIVTQAVEGVGQGFLQSPSLVIIQASVPKNHVVSATAIFYAANSIGQVIGDAISGSMYRQTYPKKLADYAPFLNATEIDQMVNNVAAPLRYKWGTSERTAVIEAFNHIYRKMLYGPMIVAAVCILIALALPNIDLSESEDGSECTIDDDKSVIVHKSSSKTASAVIEKQL; encoded by the coding sequence atgCTGAATACCTGCACCAATACCACCTTCACCAACAATACCATGTGGGCCGTCCAAAACCCAATCAGACAAGCTGAAAGAGATGAAACAGATCCTCCCTCTCCCAATCCCAAGTGGCTATCAGTCGCTGGAGATGGGCAGCAAACTCGTGCAGCGGCAGAGATGGAACAGATTACGTCTCTGTGGAACAGAACCGACTTTTGGCTGGCCTGGGCATCCATGTTTCTCGTCTCAATTGCGCTGGCACTAGAGAAGATGACGTTCAAGGTCTACTCGACTTTTGCCACCTCCGATTTCAATGAAATGTCTCTGCTCTCTGCCCTCAATGTTGTGCAAGCTGTCATGTACACTGCTACAATGACGATCATGGCCAAGTTTGCTGATGTTTTAGGCCGCTTCGAAtcttttcttctctgtGTCATATTGTTTACCATGGGAGAAATAATGCTCGCAGCGTCATCAAACATTAGCACATACTTTGCTGCTCACATTTTCTACGTCTTTGGACAGGTGGGAATCCGGTTTCTTCAGCAGGTTTTTGCAGCGGACACTTCTTCGCTTCGAAACCGACTTTTCTTCGTGGTCATACCCAACTTTGCGTACATTTTTGTACCCTGGTGCTCGGCCCccatcaccaacgccaTCATCAAACATTCCACTTGGAAATGGGGCTATGGGATGTGGTGCATCATTTTGCCGGTAGTTTCTGTGCCGGTTCTTGTGATTCTCTTTAGACTCAAAAGAAGAGTCAAAGTCGTCAATGGAAAGAAGTATGACAAGGAAAAGTACAAAGGTTCCAGGTGGAATTTCATCAAAGAGCGTCTTCTGGAGTTTGATATGATTGGACTGGTTCTGTTCACTGGTGGTCTCAGCTTGCTGTTTCTTGCAGTGACCCTGGTCAAATCACAAGACTCCTGGAAACAAGCCCATGTTCTCTCGATGATCATCATCGGTCCAATTTTGCTTATTCTTTTCCCTTTCTGGGAAATGTACCCAAAATACCCCTTCCTGCCCTTCTCCGCAATGAAAAACAAAACCCTCATCACAGGCTGCTCTTTTTGTCTAGTCTACTCTATCGCCCAGAACCTCTACAACCCCTACTACTTTCCTTGGCTACTGGTATGTAAGGGACTATCCGTTACTGCAGCATCAAACACATCTGCAACGCTAATGGTGGCCTCAGTGGCTTCTTCTGTAGTGGCTGCGTTCATTCTCCGCTACACAAACCGAGTCAAACCAGTCATTGTTGCCGGTATCTGTATCTACATGCTAGGACTAGGTCTCACTTATCACTACAGACAACCGGATCAATCATTGGCTAAGTTCATTGTTACTCAGGCAGTCGAAGGAGTGGGGCAGGGGTTTCTCCAATCACCTTCTCTCGTTATTATTCAAGCTTCTGTCCCCAAAAACCATGTGGTTTCAGCTACCGCCATCTTCTATGCGGCCAACTCCATTGGCCAGGTGATTGGAGACGCCATTTCGGGCTCCATGTACCGACAGACGTaccccaagaagctggCGGACTATGCTCCCTTTTTAAATGCCACTGAAATTGACCAGATGGTAAACAATGTGGCTGCCCCTCTACGTTACAAATGGGGAACATCTGAAAGAACTGCAGTGATAGAAGCCTTCAACCACATTTACAGAAAAATGCTCTATGGACCGATGATTGTGGCCGCTGTGTGTATCCTGATTGCTCTTGCGCTGCCTAACATTGATTTGAGCGAGTCTGAAGACGGTTCCGAATGCACTATTGACGATGATAAGTCGGTGATTGTTCACAAGTCGTCTTCAAAAACTGCTTCAGCAGTTATTGAGAAGCAGTTGTAA